The Verrucomicrobium spinosum DSM 4136 = JCM 18804 genome includes a region encoding these proteins:
- the moaA gene encoding GTP 3',8-cyclase MoaA — protein MEDPFGHHISYLRVSITDRCNERCRYCMPDEEQQWFDRAEVLSYEEMLRVIRVGTRLGIRKVRITGGEPLTRPGAVDFCAQVAALPGIRDVGISTNGTLLSKPLADGRTAAQALVQGGVRTANLSLDSLDRASYFSTTRRDLLPKLLAGVDAARDAGFESIKFNCVLIRHQTERELMNLIMFAREKGALIRFIELMPVSTAEVLREDSFLACGQAKKLIEREAGPLIPRPDYKTNGPASYYQIPGTDQLIGFIGAMTNFHFCETCNKLRLTCDGKLRPCLGSYLEFDLREVLRSGCSDDELAEFFLHVVARKPKEHDFRGSYQPGRRMIAIGG, from the coding sequence GTGGAAGATCCCTTTGGTCATCACATTTCCTATTTGAGAGTCTCTATTACCGACCGCTGCAATGAGCGGTGTCGGTACTGTATGCCCGACGAAGAGCAGCAGTGGTTCGACCGGGCAGAAGTGCTCAGTTACGAGGAAATGCTGCGAGTGATCCGGGTGGGCACCCGGCTGGGCATTCGGAAAGTCCGCATTACGGGGGGCGAGCCGCTGACCCGACCCGGGGCTGTGGATTTCTGCGCGCAGGTAGCTGCGCTGCCTGGCATCCGGGATGTGGGCATCTCCACCAACGGGACGCTTCTCTCCAAGCCTCTTGCGGATGGCCGCACCGCCGCGCAGGCCCTGGTCCAGGGTGGGGTGCGTACCGCCAATCTCTCGCTGGATTCGCTGGATCGGGCCTCATACTTTTCAACCACTCGCCGGGATCTGCTGCCCAAGCTTCTGGCGGGTGTCGATGCCGCCCGGGATGCGGGGTTCGAATCCATCAAGTTCAACTGCGTTCTCATCCGCCACCAGACGGAGCGGGAGCTCATGAATCTCATCATGTTTGCCCGGGAGAAGGGTGCCTTGATCCGTTTCATCGAGCTGATGCCAGTGAGCACCGCCGAGGTGTTGCGCGAGGACAGTTTTCTGGCCTGTGGCCAAGCGAAAAAGCTCATCGAACGCGAGGCGGGACCTCTCATCCCCAGGCCGGACTACAAGACGAATGGGCCCGCGAGTTACTACCAGATCCCCGGCACCGATCAGCTGATCGGCTTCATCGGGGCCATGACCAACTTCCATTTCTGCGAGACCTGTAACAAGCTGAGGCTCACCTGCGATGGCAAGCTGAGACCCTGCTTGGGCAGCTACCTGGAGTTCGACCTGCGAGAGGTGCTGCGCAGCGGATGCTCAGATGACGAACTGGCCGAATTCTTCCTCCATGTGGTCGCGAGGAAACCCAAGGAGCATGACTTCCGGGGAAGCTACCAGCCGGGGCGTCGCATGATCGCCATCGGCGGATGA
- a CDS encoding MBL fold metallo-hydrolase, whose protein sequence is MQSPPGYPPDIQPVWTPWVTFHVIQVQREEALYLIDTGMAGGISALRRTLRQRHWDHLPIRGIVLTHGHYDHTRNVAELVRETGAWVAAPRLDKLHCEGRHPYHSWSQICGWLEAGGRRLLGFHSFPVDFWIDEGDTIPIGSGWTAVHLPGHTGGHMGYHHTRRKLLFSGDLFASFGAFSHLPPRILNSDPERLRHSLNLTASLDLEGALPNHGWPASPSHHLKQLHQLARRYVI, encoded by the coding sequence ATGCAATCGCCACCTGGCTACCCACCGGACATTCAGCCGGTGTGGACGCCTTGGGTGACTTTTCACGTTATTCAAGTTCAAAGAGAGGAGGCCCTCTACCTGATCGACACGGGAATGGCAGGCGGCATCTCCGCACTTCGGCGCACGCTGAGGCAACGGCATTGGGATCACCTCCCGATCCGCGGCATCGTCCTCACCCACGGCCACTACGACCACACCCGGAATGTGGCTGAACTGGTCCGCGAGACAGGGGCTTGGGTGGCGGCCCCACGACTGGACAAACTGCACTGCGAAGGAAGGCATCCCTACCATAGCTGGTCACAAATCTGCGGGTGGCTCGAAGCCGGCGGCCGGCGCTTGCTGGGCTTTCATTCTTTTCCGGTGGACTTCTGGATAGACGAGGGTGACACCATCCCCATCGGCAGCGGCTGGACAGCGGTGCATCTGCCAGGCCACACCGGGGGCCACATGGGTTACCACCACACTCGTCGGAAACTCTTGTTCAGTGGTGACCTCTTCGCCAGCTTCGGAGCTTTCTCACATCTGCCCCCTCGCATTCTGAATAGCGACCCCGAACGGCTTCGCCACAGTCTCAATCTTACCGCGAGCTTGGATTTGGAGGGGGCACTTCCCAACCACGGCTGGCCCGCCTCCCCTTCTCACCACCTAAAGCAACTTCACCAGCTGGCACGTCGATACGTGATCTAG
- a CDS encoding NYN domain-containing protein: MADTSLQFVIVDGHSVIHAWDELRRMHAAGARRYLAREALLKRLRLYQDMTGTRVVVVFDGVGTKVTDEREAAGLQVFYADAGRTADSVIERLVAKYAATFAIRVATADQMERDTVESFGAVCMSPEELRYEVERAETDLGHRIKS, from the coding sequence ATGGCGGACACCTCCTTGCAGTTTGTCATCGTGGACGGGCACAGCGTCATCCACGCGTGGGATGAACTGCGCCGGATGCATGCCGCAGGGGCGCGAAGATACCTGGCCCGGGAGGCCTTGCTGAAGAGGTTGCGTCTTTACCAGGATATGACCGGAACCCGGGTGGTGGTGGTCTTCGACGGGGTGGGGACGAAGGTGACCGACGAGCGGGAAGCGGCCGGCCTCCAGGTCTTCTACGCGGATGCTGGACGGACCGCAGACTCCGTGATCGAGCGACTCGTCGCCAAATACGCAGCCACATTTGCCATCCGGGTGGCGACAGCTGACCAGATGGAGAGAGACACCGTCGAGTCTTTCGGAGCGGTCTGTATGTCCCCTGAGGAGCTGAGATACGAAGTCGAACGGGCTGAAACAGACCTGGGTCATCGCATCAAGTCGTAG